The Triticum aestivum cultivar Chinese Spring chromosome 3A, IWGSC CS RefSeq v2.1, whole genome shotgun sequence genome includes a region encoding these proteins:
- the LOC100270651 gene encoding calmodulin-3 produces MADQLTDDQIAEFKEAFSLFDKDGDGCITTKELGTVMRSLGQNPTEAELQDMINEVDADGNGTIDFPEFLNLMARKMKDTDSEEELKEAFRVFDKDQNGFISAAELRHVMTNLGEKLTDEEVDEMVREADVDGDGQINYDEFVKVMMAK; encoded by the exons ATGGCGGACCAGCTCACCGACGACCAGATCGCCGAATTCAAGGAGGCTTTCAGCCTCTTCGACAAGGATGGGGACG GTTGCATTACCACCAAGGAGCTGGGAACTGTCATGCGTTCCCTGGGGCAGAATCCCACTGAGGCAGAGCTTCAAGACATGATCAATGAGGTGGATGCTGACGGCAATGGAACAATTGATTTCCCTGAATTCCTCAACCTTATGGCCCGCAAGATGAAGGACACTGATTCTGAGGAAGAACTCAAGGAGGCATTCCGTGTGTTTGACAAGGATCAAAATGGTTTTATCTCTGCTGCTGAACTGCGCCATGTCATGACCAACCTTGGTGAGAAGTTGACTGATGAGGAGGTTGACGAGATGGTCCGTGAGGCTGATGTTGATGGTGATGGCCAGATCAACTATGATGAATTTGTTAAAGTCATGATGGCCAAGTAA